One region of Suncus etruscus isolate mSunEtr1 chromosome 5, mSunEtr1.pri.cur, whole genome shotgun sequence genomic DNA includes:
- the HSPA5 gene encoding LOW QUALITY PROTEIN: endoplasmic reticulum chaperone BiP (The sequence of the model RefSeq protein was modified relative to this genomic sequence to represent the inferred CDS: inserted 4 bases in 4 codons; deleted 12 bases in 11 codons; substituted 1 base at 1 genomic stop codon), with product MRLLIGGLRAPPPANERGRRGGAVTCEAAEPASNRRRPAWCSLWRATAALLLLLGCSARAEEEDKKEDVGTVVGIDLGTTYSCVGVFKNGRVEIIANDQGNRITPSYVAFTPEGERLIGDAAKNQLTSNPENTVFDAKRLIGRTWNDPSVQQDIKFLPFKVGXKKTKPYIQVDIGGGQTKTFAPEEXSAMVLTKMKETAEAYLGKKVTHAVVTVPAYFNDAQRQATKDAGTIAGLNVMRIINETVTAIAYGLDKREGEKNILVFDLGGGTFDVSLLTIDNGVFEVVATNGDTHLGGEDFDQRVMEHFIKLYKKKTGKDVRKDNRAVQKLRREVEKAKRALSSQHQARIEIESFFEGEDFSETLTRAKFEELNMDLFRSTMKPVQKVLEDSDLKKSDIDEIVLVGGSTRIPKIQQLVKEFFNGKEPSRGINPDEAVAYGAAVQAGVLSGDQDTGRGLVLLDVCPLTLGIETVGGVMTKLIPRNTVVPTKKSQIFSTASDNXPTVTIKVYEGERPLTKDNHLLGNFDLTGIPPAPRGVPQIEVTFEIDVNGILRVTAEDKGTGNKNKITITNDQXRLTPEEIERMVNDAEKFAEEEKRLKERIDTRNELESYAYSLKTQIGDKEKLGGKLSSEDKETMEKAVEEKIEWLESHQDAEIEDFKAKKKELEEIVQPIISKLYGSAGPPPTEEXTTEKDEL from the exons ATGCGGCTTCTCATTGGTGGTCTCAGGGCGCCGCCGCCAGCCAATGAGCGTGGCCGGAGGGGCGGAGCGGTGACGTGCGAGGCGGCCGAGCCCGCTTCGAATCGGCGGCGGCCAGCTTGGTG CTCCCTGTGGCGGGCGACGGcggcgctgctgctgctgctcggcTGCTCGGCCCGGGCTGAGGAGGAGGACAAGAAGGAGGACGTGGGCACGGTGGTGGGCATCGATCTGGGCACCACCTACTCCTG CGTCGGGGTGTTCAAGAACGGCCGCGTGGAGATCATCGCCAACGACCAGGGCAACCGCATCACCCCCTCGTACGTGGCCTTCACCCCCGAAGGGGAGCGCCTGATCGGCGACGCGGCCAAGAACCAGCTCACCTCGAACCCCGAGAACACCGTCTTCGATGCCAAGAGGCTCATCGGC CGCACCTGGAACGACCCCTCGGTTCAGCAGGACATCAAGTTCTTGCCTTTCAAG GTTGGTTGAAAGAAAACCAAACCATATATCCAAGTTGATATCGGAGGTGGACAAACCAAGACATTTGCTCCTGAAG TTTCTGCCATGGTTCTCACGAAAATGAAGGAAACTGCTGAGGCTTATTTGGGAAAGAAG GTTACCCATGCTGTGGTTACTGTGCCAGCCTATTTCAATGATGCCCAG CGTCAGGCAACTAAGGATGCTGGAACCATTGCAGGATTGAATGTTATGAGGATCATCAATGAAACCGTGA CTGCTATTGCTTATGGTCTGGataagagggaaggagaaaagaacatCCTGGTGTTTGACCTTGGTGGAGGAACCTTCGACGTGTCCCTTCTTACCATT GATAATGGTGTCTTTGAAGTTGTGGCCACTAACGGGGATACTCACTTGGGTGGAGAAGACTTTGACCAGCGTGTGATGGAGCATTTCATCAAGCTCTACAAAAAGAAGACGGGCAAAGATGTTCGGAAAGAC AACCGAGCTGTCCAGAAGCTCCGACGGGAGGTAGAAAAGGCCAAGCGGGCTCTGTCTTCTCAACACCAAGCCAGAATC GAAATCGAGTCCTTCTTTGAAGGAGAAGACTTCTCTGAGACC CTAACTCGGGCCAAGTTTGAAGAGCTGAACATG GATCTGTTCCGTTCTACCATGAAACCTGTCCAGAAAGTGCTGGAAGATTCAGATTTAAAGAAGTCTGATATTGATGAAATTGTTCTGGTTGGTGGCTCTACTCGCATCCCAAAAATTCAGCAGTTGGTTAAAGAGTTCTTCAATGGCAAGGAACCATCCCGTGGCATAAACCCAGATGAGGCTGTAGCCTATGGTGCTGCTGTCCAGGCTGGTGTACTCTCTGGTGATCAGGATACAGGTAG GGGACTGGTTTTGCTTGATGTGTGTCCTCTCACACTTGGTATTGAAACCGTTGGAGGTGTCATGACAAAGCTGATTCCAAGGAACACTGTGGTGCCCACCAAGAAGTCTCAGATCTTTTCTACAGCTTCTGATA AGCCAACAGTTACAATCAAGGTCTATGA AGGTGAACGACCTCTGACAAAAGACAATCACCTTCTGGGAAATTTTGATCTGACTGGGATTCCTCCTGCACCCCGG GGGGTACCACAGATCGAAGTCACCTTTGAGATCGATGTAAATGGCATTCTTCGAGTGACAGCTGAAGACAAAGGCACAGGCAACAAAAATAAGATCACTATCACTAATGACC ATCGCCTGACACCTGAAGAAATCGAAAGGATGGTTAATGATGCTGAGAAGTTCGCTGAGGAAGAA AAACGGCTTAAGGAGCGCATTGACACAAGAAATGAATTGGAAAGTTATGCCTACTCACTT AAAACCCAGATTGGAGATAAGGAAAAGCTGGGAGGA AAACTTTCCTCTGAAGACAAGGAAACCATGGAAAAAGCTGTAGAGGAAAAGATTGAATGGCTGGAGAGTCACCAAGATGCAGAA ATTGAAGATTTCAAAGCTAAAAAGAAGGAACTGGAAGAAATCGTTCAGCCCATTATCAGCAAACTCTATGGAAGTGCAGGCCCTCCTCCGACTGAAG GAACAACAGAAAAGGATGAGTTGTAG